From the SAR324 cluster bacterium genome, one window contains:
- a CDS encoding HD domain-containing protein, whose protein sequence is MLQKLLKPYQQYGNLHYGEGVTELAHALQAAQLAQEAREDESMIAAALLHDYGHLVHGLGENIVEQGVDANHETEGANALEKWFPTSVTEPIRWHVAAKRYLCATERGYFDQLSPASVLSLQLQGGPMNPEELEEFSARPFSEEAVRLRRYDDQAKSPSANPPDLSHYHFLLKKLLMK, encoded by the coding sequence ATGCTGCAGAAGTTGCTGAAACCCTATCAACAATATGGAAATTTGCATTATGGTGAAGGAGTGACAGAACTAGCTCACGCTCTGCAGGCAGCACAGTTGGCTCAAGAAGCTAGGGAAGATGAATCCATGATCGCTGCTGCCTTACTGCATGACTATGGACACCTAGTCCATGGCCTTGGCGAAAACATTGTGGAGCAGGGAGTTGATGCCAATCATGAAACGGAGGGTGCTAACGCACTAGAAAAATGGTTTCCGACTAGCGTCACGGAACCGATTCGCTGGCATGTAGCCGCCAAGCGCTATCTCTGTGCTACCGAACGCGGCTACTTTGACCAGCTCTCTCCTGCCTCGGTTCTCAGTCTTCAGTTACAGGGTGGACCAATGAATCCTGAAGAGTTAGAGGAGTTCTCTGCAAGACCTTTTTCGGAAGAAGCTGTTCGTTTGCGACGATATGATGATCAAGCGAAGAGCCCATCAGCTAATCCGCCTGATTTGTCCCACTATCATTTTCTCCTGAAGAAGCTCCTTATGAAGTGA